In a single window of the Magnolia sinica isolate HGM2019 chromosome 7, MsV1, whole genome shotgun sequence genome:
- the LOC131251000 gene encoding tubulin beta-1 chain: MREILHVQGGQCGNQIGSKFWEVVCDEHGIDPTGRYTGTSELQLERVNVYYNEASCGRFVPRAVLMDLEPGTMDSVRTGPYGQIFRPDNFVFGQSGAGNNWAKGHYTEGAELIDSVLDVVRKEAENCDCLQGFQVCHSLGGGTGSGMGTLLISKIREEYPDRMMLTFSVFPSPKVSDTVVEPYNATLSVHQLVENADECMVLDNEALYDICFRTLKLTTPSFGDLNHLISATMSGVTCCLRFPGQLNSDLRKLAVNLIPFPRLHFFMVGFAPLTSRGSQQYRALTVPELTQQMWDAKNMMCAADPRHGRYLTASAMFRGKMSTKEVDEQMINVQNKNSSYFVEWIPNNVKSSVCDIPPRGLSMASTFIGNSTSIQEMFRRVSEQFTAMFRRKAFLHWYTGEGMDEMEFTEAESNMNDLVSEYQQYQDATADEEGDYEDEEEEEPEM; the protein is encoded by the exons atgagagaaatcctACACGTTCAAGGAGGCCAATGCGGCAACCAGATCGGGTCCAAGTTCTGGGAAGTGGTCTGCGACGAACACGGCATAGACCCGACGGGCCGATACACCGGCACGTCCGAACTCCAGCTCGAGCGTGTCAATGTCTACTACAACGAGGCTTCGTGCGGCAGATTCGTCCCTCGTGCCGTCCTCATGGATCTGGAGCCCGGGACAATGGACAGCGTCCGCACTGGGCCGTACGGCCAGATCTTCAGGCCCGATAACTTCGTCTTCGGTCAATCGGGAGCCGGAAACAACTGGGCCAAGGGGCATTACACTGAAGGAGCGGAACTGATCGATTCGGTTCTCGATGTCGTCCGCAAGGAAGCCGAGAACTGCGATTGCCTGCAAG GGTTTCAGGTGTGCCACTCTCTAGGTGGAGGAACTGGCTCTGGGATGGGAACCCTGCTCATATCGAAGATCAGGGAAGAATACCCTGACCGGATGATGCTTACGTTCTCTGTATTCCCATCACCTAAGGTTTCGGACACAGTGGTTGAGCCATACAATGCTACTCTTTCTGTCCACCAGCTGGTGGAGAATGCTGATGAGTGTATGGTGCTTGATAACGAGGCCCTATATGACATCTGCTTCAGGACTCTCAAGCTAACTACACCTAGCT TCGGCGATCTGAATCACTTGATCTCTGCAACCATGAGTGGTGTCACCTGCTGCCTGAGGTTTCCTGGTCAGCTCAACTCCGACCTCAGGAAGCTTGCTGTCAACCTCATCCCCTTCCCTCGTCTCCACTTCTTCATGGTTGGATTTGCCCCGCTGACCTCCCGTGGGTCCCAGCAGTACCGTGCCCTGACGGTGCCAGAGCTGACCCAACAGATGTGGGATGCGAAGAACATGATGTGCGCGGCTGACCCTCGCCATGGCCGCTACCTGACTGCGTCTGCCATGTTCCGGGGCAAGATGAGCACCAAGGAGGTAGATGAGCAGATGATCAACGTCCAAAACAAGAACTCGTCCTACTTCGTCGAGTGGATCCCCAACAACGTGAAGTCGAGTGTGTGCGACATCCCTCCGAGGGGCCTGTCGATGGCATCCACGTTCATTGGCAACTCTACGTCGATCCAGGAGATGTTCCGGCGGGTGTCAGAGCAGTTCACAGCCATGTTCCGGCGCAAGGCCTTCTTGCATTGGTACACTGGGGAAGGGATGGATGAGATGGAGTTCACGGAGGCTGAGAGCAACATGAATGACCTGGTGTCAGAGTACCAGCAGTACCAGGATGCGACTGCTGATGAAGAGGGCGACTATGaggacgaggaagaagaagagccGGAGATGTGA